The sequence GATACCCTTTTTATGGGATCAATCGGACGAACCGATCTTCCCGGCGGCAATTACGACACCCTAATATCTTCCATTAAAGCCAAGTTGCTGAATTTGGACGAAAACACTACTGTCTATCCCGGACATGGCCCTGAGACCTCTATTGCCAATGAAAAGCGGATGAATCCTTTTCTCAGATAATGCTTGAAAAAATTTTTTTACCCCGGATCACGGACGTTGTGATCCGGGGTTTAAATTTTGATTCACCATTTGAGCATGCTGCTGCCCGATTTTCCCAACAGGAGGGCACAGTGGTGCTTTTGTCCGGATCTGATCTGGACTGTGCCCGGTACCATATTCTTGCCGTCGATCCTTGGCTGACGATGAAAGGAACTGGGAACAGCATCTGTATTAAAGTCAAAGATTCAGCCGGGGACTTTGTCTGCCATGAAACAGAACAGGACCCTTTTGACCTGGTTGATACCCTGGTAAAAAAGTTTTCCTCGTTTGATAAGACATTCAATCTGCCTGTGGCGGCTGGTCTGTTCGGCTATTTTGCCTATGATCTAAAAGATACAATCGAAGACCTGCCCAAGACCTGTGTGGGCAACGGGTTGCCTGATATCTGTCTGTATGCCCCGTCCGCCATTTTGATCCAGGATCGAAAAACCTCTGAAACCCGGCTTTGTCTGCCCGTGTTTGACCGGGATAGGGGGCAAAAAGATGTTCTGGCAAGGGAAAATTTCTTTGTAAATCGACTTGAACAATCCCGGCAATCCGGCACCTTCTGCGCAGATGGCACAGGACTTGTCTCTTCATTTGCCAAACCCGAATATCTATCAGCCGTATCACAGATTATTGAGCATTTAAGACAGGGGGATATCTACCAGGCCAATCTGTCACAGCGTTTTGAAACCGGTTTCAGCGGTGATGCCTATGCCCTGTTTTTAAAGTTGTTCGAAAAAAATCCCGCCCCCTTTTTCGCCTTTATCCAGGCCGGGGACCACCAGGTGGTCTCTACGTCGCCCGAGCGCTTTCTCAAAGTTGAGGACCAGACTGTTGAGACACGGCCTATCAAGGGAACCAGTGCCCGTGGGAACACACCTGAACAGGACAGAGGAATCGCCAAAATTTTATCCCTGAGCACCAAAGATGATGCAGAACTGACCATGATTGTGGACCTGATGCGCAATGATCTGTCCCGGGTCACAGAACATGATTCGGTGGAGGTGTCGGCCCACAAACGCTTGGAATCCTATGATAATGTGTTTCATCTGGTATCTGTGGTTGAAGGTCGCTTGAAAGAAGGTGTTTCCTGCGCTGCCGTGGTCCGGGCCGCCTTTCCCGGGGGCTCCATCACCGGTTGCCCCAAGATCCGCGCCATGGAAATTATTGACGCGCTCGAACCTGTAAAGCGTCATGTGTATACCGGTTCTATTGGATACTTAAGCTTCCATGGCACTATGGATCTCTCCATTGCCATTCGCACCGCCGTGGTCCATGACGGGCGGCTTACTTTTTCCGTGGGCGGCGGCGTGGTCTATGATTCAGATCCCGAAAAAGAGTTTGAAGAGACTTTGGCCAAGGGAAAAACCCTGATGGATACCCTGGCACAAGGGACTGTCCAAAATATTGAAAAACCGGTAATCGCCTGGGTAAATGGCTGCTTTGTCCCCCAGAGCCTTGCCCGGGTACCGGCTGATATCACAGGTGTTTTATACGGGGCCGGACTGTTCGAAACCATCCGGGTGGATAGGGGAGTTCCAATTCGGCTGCCGGAACATATCAGGCGGTTGGAAACATCCTGGGGATCTGTGTTTGGGGAAACTTTGCCGGATATCTGCTGGGAATCGGTTATCGGACAACTGGTTTTCCAAAACGGGTTTGAACAAAAGACCTGCGCGATCAAGCTTTTGGCGGCAAAGGATGACCGGCCGGGGCGGCATGTATGTGCTGCCGCCTTTATCCGCACCTATGTGCACCGCCTTGAATTGCTTGATAAAAAAGGCCTTGATCTGGTGACCTTTCCCCATGCCCGGCATTCATTTCTGGCAGACCATAAAACTATGAATTACTTGTTCTACGACCTGGCACGTACCTTTGCCCTTGAGCATGGCGCGGATGAATCCCTGATTTTAAATTCAGACAACACGGTATCTGAAACAAATACTTGCAATATCCTGGCCCTGGATGGAAAAAATATGGTTGTGCCTGCTTCCAGTCATGTGCTCAATGGACTAACGCTTAACTGTGTAATACAGATTATGGCAAAAAAAGGTTTTATTATTACCCAGGCGACTATGGATGTTGAAACGCTTTGCGCACTGCCGTACGTGTTTGTGACCAATGCACTCATGGGAATGGTTCCGGTCCGGCGCATTGACAACACGATTCTGGATATGGATAATTTGCTTTGCCGTCAGGTTAATGAAATTCTTTTCTCTACTTGCTGAACCTGACCAATTGGTAATCCCGATTTTTATCTGCAATTAGAGCCTGTTTAAAAATTAGGGGATCGAAGCGAAATTTCATGAGATTGCAGCCGATTCATCAATTTTAAACAGGCTCTTAATGTGCAGCCTTGAATTTAAGGGTTGAATAGGCTATTTTCTCTATTCGTTGGGAAAAAAATATGGATAAAAAAAAGAATGAAATACGTTAATTTTATAATTGTTTTTGCATGTTTGGTTATTTTTGCGGGACCGGTGTATGTCTGGGCGGATCCTATCGCCGTGCCGGTGGCCCCCTCTTTTGAGTTTGAGCCCGTGCTTGAAGGAACGCTTTTAACCCATGATTTTATAATAAAAAATCAAGGGGATGCCCCCCTGAATATTACTGATGTTCGGCCGCCTTGAGGTTGTGATAAAAAAGCCTTTGACAGGCAGATTCCCCCGGGCGGGGAAGGCAAAATTACCATTGGCGTTAAGACCGCAGGGTATGGCGGACGTGAGTTGAGTAAAAATATTTTGGTCAAAACCGATGATCCTGAAAATAAAAAATTTTATTTAAAAATTACCGGCACAATAAAAGAGATTGTCAAAATCAGTCCCTCCACTGTGAACCTCATCGGGGCTCCCGGCCAGACTTTAAGTGAAGTGGTCACAATTGAACCGATACAGATGGATGAATTAAAGATCCTTGGAATGAAGCTTAGGTATAATAAGCAGATAAAAGCTGAGCTGATCAAGCCCGGTCAGGGGGAAAAAAAATGGCAGGTCAGGGTTTCCTGTTATTCCGACCATTCTGCGGATATTTATGATTTTATTACATTGACAACGGACAACCCCAATAAATCGCATTTGAGAATCAGAGTATATGCCATTTTTGAAGATGCAGAGCCTATGGATAAATGGAAAGAATGAACAGCCCCAAGGAAAATAACAGAATGGATATAGCAGTAATTAAGGCCGTAGTGTTTGACTGCGACGGTGTCATGTTTGATACGGCCTTGGCCAACCGTAAATTTTACAATGATCTCCTGGATGGTTTTAGTAAACCGCCCCTTGACGATGAGCAGTTTATAAATATTCATATGATGACGGTAACGGCTGCTGTTGAGTATCTTTTTCCGGAAATGAATGACCATCGGCCTGTATTCAATATGATTAAGAGCATTGGCTATGCAAGCGTGATCCCGTTGATGATGATGGAACCGGGTCTGATTGAGTTGCTTGATGCCATAAAGCAGGCCGGTCTGGTGCGCGGTGTGGCCACAAACCGAACAAATACCATGGGAAAAGTACTCCTTGAACATAAGCTGAAAAAATCATTTGATATTGTTGTCACGGCATCTGATGTCGCCAATCCTAAACCCTTCCCTGATCAGCTTGAAAAAATTATGGGGGCGTTCTCACTGCTGCCCCGGCAGATTGTGTTCATCGGGGATTCCATTTACGATAAAAAAGCGGCAGAATCGGCCGGCACCTGGTTTGTTGCATTTAAACAGCCCGGGCTTGAAGCCCATGCCCATGCAGTATCCATGGGTGAGGTGGGGGAACTGTTAAAGTTAAGCAAATATAATTCTTGACAAATTGACGAATCATCATTAAATCTTACGAGATTTTTAAATAAAATTGAAGTTAGGTGCCGGGTCAAGGCATCTGACACCCATAATGGTAGTTAACCACAGATAAGGAGAATGACGTAAATGTCTAAATTAGTTGCACCCCATGGCGGAAAAGGTCTTGTATGCTGCAAGCTTGAAGGCGCAGAACTGGAAGCTGAACTGAAAAAAGCCGAAGGTCTGAAAAAAATTGAAATCTCTTCCCAGGTTAAAGGCGACCTGATCATGCTGGGTATCGGCGGCTTCTCTCCGCTGAACGGCTTCATGACCAAAGCTGACTGGAAAGGTGTTTGCGAAGACTTCCTGCTGGCTGACGGTACGTTCTGGCCGGTTCCCGTTATGCTCGACGCTGCTGCTGATGCTGCTGCAGACATCAATGTTGGCGATGAAATCACCCTGGAAAGAAATGGTGAAATTTATGCCACCATGAAGATCGAAGAAAAATTTGAAATGACCGAAGACGAGAAAAAATGGGAATGTGAGAAAGTCTACAAAGGTCATGGCGAAGAGTCTGAAGATGACGTGTTCTGGAAAATCGCCATGGAAGATCATCCCGGCGTTCAGATGGTTATGGCCAGAAAAGAATTCTGCCTGGCAGGTCCTGTAAAAGTTCTTTCCGAAGGCGAATTCCCCGAAAAATTCAAAGGCGTTTACCTGACCCCGAAAGAAACCCGCGCGATCATGGATGAAAAAGGCTGGGCCAACGTTGCTTCCATGCAGCTGAGAAACCCCATGCACAGATCCCATGAACATCTGTGCAAGATCGCCCTTGACGTATGCGACGGCGTTTTGATCCATTCCTTGATCGGTAACCTGAAACCCGGTGACATCCCTGCAGAAGTACGTATCAAATGCATCGACACCCTGATCAAAGGTTATTTCGTTCCCGAGCATGTTATTAACGCCGGATATCCCTTGGACATGAGATATGCTGGTCCTCGTGAAGCCCTGCTGCATGCTACCTTCCGTCAGAACTACGGTGTTAACAAAATGATCATCGGCCGTGACCATGCCGGCGTTGGTGACTTCTACACCCTGTTTGAAGCACAGGAAATTTTTGATACCATCCCCATGCCTGAAGATGACGGCAAACGCCTGCTGTGCGAACCGCTGAAAATTGACTGGACCTTCTATTGCTACAAATGCGACGGCATGGCTTCCATGAGAACCTGCCCCCATGGCAAAGATGACCGTGTTATCCTCTCCGGTACCAAACTGCGTCACGCCCTGTCCAACAACGAACCTGTTGTTGATCACTTTGGTCGTGAAGAAGTTCTCGTTATCCTTAGAGAATACTATGCCAGCTTGACCGAAAAGGTTGAAGTAAAACTGCAGAGCCATGCAGAAGGTTCCAAGATGTAAGTTAAGGATTATCTTAGCTGACATCCCTTTTGTGATGTAAATTAAAGCGGCCCTTTCCTGATTTCAGGAAAGGGCCGCTTTTGCTTTTAGGGCTTGATTCTTTTTCAGGCCATTTTTCGTAGGGGCAATCCCTCTGTGGTTGTCCTCGTTAGGGCAGGCACAGTGGCCTGCCCCTACAGCGGCCAATTTTAGAATCAATCTCTGATTTTGCGCTAACGAACCAACACCCTTGAATTTTAAATTATAAAAGGTATAATACGGATTATATATATATATATCACTATCGTTTATTCCCCAACTCTCTTTAAGGACCTGGGAGTCCAATTTTGAATCAGTTTATGTGAGGACTAATGGAAAATACCAACACGGTCGGCCCGGATTAAACCCATAAAGGCCGTCCAACCAAGAAAAAGGAGGAATTATGAACTCCTTAAACAAAATTTTTAAAATCTTGGTGATGGCTTTGATACTTTTGATCTCGCAGATCGGTTATTCAACCGGAACAGATCCTATCCCTTCTTCATGGCCTGCGCTTGACCCGACGCCTTTGGCAAGGGGGCAAACCTCTGAAAGTGAAAAAAAGTCTTCAGCAGAAAAAATAGCCTTGTCCGGTGCCGCTCAATTGTTTAAAGACACCAAAATCGTTAAAAATTTAGATCAGTATCGAAAGCGTTTGATTCGTAACTTCCGGTTTGAATACAGCAAGACATTTAGCAATAGCAGTTCAGCTTTGGACGAAACCATTCCCCAAACAAAAAATGCTGAAAAAAAACCGTTCAAGACCGTATCTTTTTCAGGCGAACTTGATCATAATCTGTCTCCGGTACTTGAATTTAAATCCCGGTTAAATATTATTGATGTTTCTTCCACGTTTCATTTTATAGATCATGAAGTGGAATGTGACATCTCAAGCCGCCCTGTGAACGATTTTTTAGGTGGGCGGGCTGCTATGGGATTTTCTTCTGATGGTGAAAGCACAGAAGCCTTAATCCGGTTTAAGTTCGATTTTTAGAAAAATTTTTTGCCGCATTCCTGATTCAATGAAAAAGGATCAATCCTTGTGCAAACCTCTGCAGGATTGGTTGCCGTCTTTTGAGGGCAGGGCCTCATTAAAAATTTCAAGCAGCTTGACGGTCTGTTTAGCCATCATGACGCAATTGCCGGAAATGGCATAGTACATGATGCTCAGGCGTGTTTTTGAGGACTCTTCCCTAATTCTGGCAATCTGATTGGCATTGTATTCATCCGCCAGGTCCTTAAGATAGTGGAACCTTGCAGCGATGTGATTGCAGTCCACAATATCCTTTTTATTGAATGCGATTTCCACCTGCTCAAGAATGTAAAGAATTTCTGTTTTGATTTCCTTGAGCTCCTCAATCTGGGCCGGTAAAAGCCCCTTGTGCCGGTTGGCCACATGCCTGCTGGATCTGATCACTATGTCCCTGTATCCGTCGTTAAGTTTTTGAAGACGCCTGATAATCTGGTAATAGTTGAACGATCCCTTATGATCCCCACGCTGTAGGAGCCGTAGCACTTTAAAAATATTTGCAATGA comes from uncultured Desulfobacter sp. and encodes:
- the pabB gene encoding aminodeoxychorismate synthase component I, with the protein product MLEKIFLPRITDVVIRGLNFDSPFEHAAARFSQQEGTVVLLSGSDLDCARYHILAVDPWLTMKGTGNSICIKVKDSAGDFVCHETEQDPFDLVDTLVKKFSSFDKTFNLPVAAGLFGYFAYDLKDTIEDLPKTCVGNGLPDICLYAPSAILIQDRKTSETRLCLPVFDRDRGQKDVLARENFFVNRLEQSRQSGTFCADGTGLVSSFAKPEYLSAVSQIIEHLRQGDIYQANLSQRFETGFSGDAYALFLKLFEKNPAPFFAFIQAGDHQVVSTSPERFLKVEDQTVETRPIKGTSARGNTPEQDRGIAKILSLSTKDDAELTMIVDLMRNDLSRVTEHDSVEVSAHKRLESYDNVFHLVSVVEGRLKEGVSCAAVVRAAFPGGSITGCPKIRAMEIIDALEPVKRHVYTGSIGYLSFHGTMDLSIAIRTAVVHDGRLTFSVGGGVVYDSDPEKEFEETLAKGKTLMDTLAQGTVQNIEKPVIAWVNGCFVPQSLARVPADITGVLYGAGLFETIRVDRGVPIRLPEHIRRLETSWGSVFGETLPDICWESVIGQLVFQNGFEQKTCAIKLLAAKDDRPGRHVCAAAFIRTYVHRLELLDKKGLDLVTFPHARHSFLADHKTMNYLFYDLARTFALEHGADESLILNSDNTVSETNTCNILALDGKNMVVPASSHVLNGLTLNCVIQIMAKKGFIITQATMDVETLCALPYVFVTNALMGMVPVRRIDNTILDMDNLLCRQVNEILFSTC
- a CDS encoding DUF1573 domain-containing protein, whose translation is MKYVNFIIVFACLVIFAGPVYVWADPIAVPVAPSFEFEPVLEGTLLTHDFIIKNQGDAPLNITDVRPPUGCDKKAFDRQIPPGGEGKITIGVKTAGYGGRELSKNILVKTDDPENKKFYLKITGTIKEIVKISPSTVNLIGAPGQTLSEVVTIEPIQMDELKILGMKLRYNKQIKAELIKPGQGEKKWQVRVSCYSDHSADIYDFITLTTDNPNKSHLRIRVYAIFEDAEPMDKWKE
- a CDS encoding HAD family hydrolase — encoded protein: MDIAVIKAVVFDCDGVMFDTALANRKFYNDLLDGFSKPPLDDEQFINIHMMTVTAAVEYLFPEMNDHRPVFNMIKSIGYASVIPLMMMEPGLIELLDAIKQAGLVRGVATNRTNTMGKVLLEHKLKKSFDIVVTASDVANPKPFPDQLEKIMGAFSLLPRQIVFIGDSIYDKKAAESAGTWFVAFKQPGLEAHAHAVSMGEVGELLKLSKYNS
- the sat gene encoding sulfate adenylyltransferase, with product MSKLVAPHGGKGLVCCKLEGAELEAELKKAEGLKKIEISSQVKGDLIMLGIGGFSPLNGFMTKADWKGVCEDFLLADGTFWPVPVMLDAAADAAADINVGDEITLERNGEIYATMKIEEKFEMTEDEKKWECEKVYKGHGEESEDDVFWKIAMEDHPGVQMVMARKEFCLAGPVKVLSEGEFPEKFKGVYLTPKETRAIMDEKGWANVASMQLRNPMHRSHEHLCKIALDVCDGVLIHSLIGNLKPGDIPAEVRIKCIDTLIKGYFVPEHVINAGYPLDMRYAGPREALLHATFRQNYGVNKMIIGRDHAGVGDFYTLFEAQEIFDTIPMPEDDGKRLLCEPLKIDWTFYCYKCDGMASMRTCPHGKDDRVILSGTKLRHALSNNEPVVDHFGREEVLVILREYYASLTEKVEVKLQSHAEGSKM